One Defluviimonas sp. SAOS-178_SWC DNA window includes the following coding sequences:
- a CDS encoding NAD(P)/FAD-dependent oxidoreductase: protein MESFDVIVVGAGIVGLATAYHAQKSGARVLVLDKGATGYEASSRATGYLSLRGETPEECALAQVAEKLWDELDEELGYPTEWTQKGRLWAAIDDGELAELKATFQSFQATDIGFEFIDAKACRDLIPALTDKTLGGIYTPRAGHANPQRTTQAFAWAFLDRGGEIREHTPVLSVLEKGGAVHGVRTTRGDIHAGTVVLCAASHTTKLLEPLGIVFPLAPVRLEAFVTAPLPPLFEEAFIAHGLAVRQTRRGNIHVNGGPFEWIDVDVTGEPAKPTTPLVRNIAQRLVEVFPVLRKAQMLRSWAGIVDITPDTMTLIHSFDTPRGLVAASASGHGFGMAPAMGVAIADLALQGRTELPIGDLTLDRFASLPGDWRRAWNWQAGNINT from the coding sequence ATGGAAAGCTTTGACGTAATCGTCGTCGGCGCGGGCATTGTCGGCCTCGCGACCGCCTATCACGCACAGAAATCCGGCGCACGCGTGCTCGTTCTCGACAAGGGCGCGACCGGCTATGAAGCGTCATCGCGCGCGACTGGCTATCTCAGCCTGCGGGGAGAAACACCCGAGGAATGCGCCCTTGCCCAGGTTGCAGAGAAGCTGTGGGACGAGCTGGACGAGGAATTGGGATATCCGACCGAGTGGACCCAGAAGGGCCGCCTCTGGGCGGCGATTGACGACGGCGAACTTGCCGAGCTCAAGGCGACCTTCCAGAGCTTTCAGGCCACCGATATCGGGTTCGAGTTCATCGACGCGAAAGCCTGCCGCGACCTTATCCCGGCGCTGACCGACAAGACCCTCGGCGGCATCTACACGCCGCGCGCCGGGCACGCCAACCCGCAGCGCACGACACAGGCCTTTGCTTGGGCATTCCTCGACCGGGGCGGGGAGATTCGGGAACATACGCCGGTTCTGTCGGTCCTGGAAAAGGGGGGCGCGGTCCATGGCGTCAGGACGACGCGGGGCGATATCCACGCTGGAACCGTCGTCCTTTGCGCGGCCTCCCATACGACGAAGCTGCTCGAGCCTTTGGGCATCGTCTTTCCGCTCGCGCCAGTGCGGCTTGAGGCGTTCGTCACCGCTCCGCTGCCGCCCCTCTTCGAGGAGGCGTTCATTGCCCACGGGCTCGCGGTGCGTCAGACCAGGCGCGGCAACATTCATGTCAATGGTGGCCCCTTCGAATGGATCGACGTGGATGTGACAGGCGAGCCGGCGAAACCGACCACTCCGCTCGTGCGCAACATCGCGCAGCGGCTGGTCGAGGTCTTTCCCGTCCTGAGGAAAGCGCAGATGCTGCGCTCATGGGCGGGGATCGTGGACATTACCCCGGACACGATGACCCTGATCCATTCCTTCGATACGCCACGCGGTCTTGTCGCCGCCTCGGCTTCAGGGCACGGCTTCGGTATGGCGCCGGCGATGGGGGTGGCCATCGCCGATCTCGCGCTGCAGGGGCGGACGGAACTTCCGATCGGCGATCTGACGCTCGACCGTTTCGCCAGCCTGCCGGGAGATTGGCGGCGGGCGTGGAACTGGCAGGCGGGCAATATCAATACATGA
- a CDS encoding FAD-dependent oxidoreductase: protein MTSSSVRRIAVVGASDLGCSFALAARQAGHDVTLVDEHPQSLKQMSLDAPYFYGAAIPAAVLNENAIAQVVLESNPEIFECFEAEVDVRVGTIAWGAFRNAPNSAHIGTPKLGLVSQDSNKLLEHDVLVLATGARDFVPSFAGWDLPGVFGVKAGLALLDIYQCYEGKRTLVLGTSPEAVKFTRSALAAGVEIVGMVEPTQHFAAGRLAADEIAGLGVPVLYGRIITAAEGKTAVNGAQLVPTNGSGTVEGLDCDTICIAIGRLPNIELPAAMGCQLRFDASVGSWLPETDAGGMTSAAGVYWLSRFTGGEEQVQAILASIGGDTVAPAAPAESVARADYLQLWVDTLFQTGGSNVMLCQCEDVTRGAFLGLEPPRYLDGQLRHPQTPVTGRCGVPRIHQDQMKRMTRVGMGHCQGKRCRDEAALLLSTRFGIGLESIQPGSYRFPVRPLDLDLIAAGDETPEMRENWLYWPAAPENL from the coding sequence GTGACTTCGTCGTCAGTTCGTCGCATAGCTGTCGTCGGCGCGAGCGACCTCGGCTGTTCCTTCGCGCTCGCCGCGCGGCAGGCGGGGCATGACGTGACCCTTGTGGATGAGCACCCGCAAAGCCTGAAGCAGATGTCGCTGGATGCGCCGTATTTCTACGGCGCCGCCATCCCTGCCGCCGTTCTGAATGAAAACGCCATCGCGCAGGTGGTGCTGGAGTCGAATCCCGAGATCTTCGAGTGTTTCGAGGCCGAGGTTGACGTCCGGGTCGGCACCATCGCCTGGGGTGCTTTCCGGAATGCGCCGAACTCCGCCCATATCGGTACGCCCAAGCTCGGCCTCGTCTCTCAGGACAGCAACAAACTTCTGGAGCATGACGTTCTTGTGCTTGCGACGGGCGCGCGCGATTTCGTGCCCTCATTCGCCGGCTGGGATCTGCCGGGCGTGTTCGGCGTGAAGGCGGGTCTCGCGCTTCTGGACATCTACCAGTGCTACGAAGGCAAGCGGACGCTCGTTCTCGGGACGTCGCCGGAAGCGGTAAAGTTCACCCGATCTGCGCTCGCCGCCGGGGTGGAGATCGTCGGCATGGTCGAGCCGACGCAGCATTTTGCGGCCGGTCGGCTTGCGGCGGACGAAATCGCGGGTCTCGGCGTTCCCGTGCTCTACGGTCGGATCATCACCGCCGCAGAGGGTAAGACCGCTGTCAATGGGGCGCAGCTTGTGCCGACGAACGGTTCCGGCACGGTTGAAGGTTTGGACTGCGACACGATCTGTATCGCGATTGGCCGCCTGCCCAATATCGAACTGCCGGCCGCCATGGGGTGCCAGCTAAGGTTTGACGCCTCGGTTGGCTCATGGTTGCCCGAAACGGATGCAGGCGGAATGACCAGCGCGGCCGGCGTCTATTGGCTTTCGCGCTTCACAGGTGGCGAAGAACAGGTTCAGGCCATCCTCGCCAGTATCGGCGGAGACACGGTTGCACCTGCTGCTCCAGCGGAGAGCGTGGCGCGGGCGGACTATCTGCAGCTCTGGGTCGACACGCTCTTCCAGACGGGGGGCAGCAACGTGATGCTTTGCCAGTGCGAGGACGTGACGCGGGGGGCCTTCCTTGGTTTGGAGCCGCCCCGCTACCTTGATGGGCAGCTTCGGCACCCGCAGACACCGGTTACGGGCCGCTGCGGAGTGCCCCGCATCCATCAGGATCAGATGAAGCGCATGACACGGGTCGGCATGGGTCACTGTCAGGGCAAAAGGTGCCGCGATGAGGCCGCGCTTTTGCTGTCGACCCGCTTCGGGATCGGATTGGAGAGCATCCAGCCCGGAAGCTACCGCTTTCCGGTCCGGCCGCTCGACCTTGACCTGATCGCTGCGGGAGATGAGACGCCGGAGATGCGCGAGAATTGGCTTTACTGGCCGGCCGCGCCGGAAAACCTGTGA
- a CDS encoding NAD(P)/FAD-dependent oxidoreductase — protein sequence MGGVVIVGAGQAGASLAIKLRASGYEGKLTLIGNEAMPPYQRPPLSKSYLLGTMAPDRLLLRPEGFYAEQGIELRLGAPAEGIDRAAKTIRVEGEALPYGQLALATGAVPRALPEAIGGGLAGVHTVRTIADIDAMAPEFVPGRRVLIVGGGYIGLEAAAVAAKLGLAVTLIEAAPRILQRVAAPETSAYFRDLHARHGVTILEGVGLDHLSGSPSVRMARLADGREIAVDFVIVGIGVVPATGLAEEAGLRVENGIWTDEFGRTSDDSIWAAGDCASFPIGQGRLRLESVGHAIDHAESTARNMLGAGAPYVAKPWFWSDQYDTKLQIAGLNVGYDRTIVREGKGDARSVWYFAGDRLLALDAMNDPRAYMVGKRIIDAGRTLLPELVADGGRDIKDLLSLQQE from the coding sequence ATGGGCGGAGTTGTAATTGTCGGGGCCGGGCAGGCGGGTGCCTCGCTGGCCATCAAGCTCAGGGCGTCGGGATACGAGGGGAAGCTAACTCTGATCGGCAATGAGGCAATGCCACCCTATCAAAGACCACCGCTGTCCAAATCATACCTGCTCGGCACGATGGCGCCAGATCGCCTGTTGTTACGCCCGGAAGGCTTTTACGCCGAGCAGGGTATCGAGCTGCGTCTCGGGGCGCCGGCGGAGGGAATCGATCGCGCTGCAAAGACGATCCGGGTCGAGGGTGAAGCTCTGCCCTACGGCCAGCTTGCACTTGCAACGGGGGCGGTTCCGCGCGCGCTTCCCGAGGCGATTGGGGGGGGGCTTGCAGGCGTCCATACGGTGCGCACCATCGCGGATATCGACGCGATGGCCCCCGAGTTCGTTCCGGGCCGACGTGTTCTGATCGTTGGCGGCGGCTATATCGGTCTTGAGGCCGCAGCGGTCGCGGCAAAACTTGGCCTTGCCGTCACGCTCATAGAGGCAGCACCGAGAATCCTGCAACGCGTGGCGGCGCCCGAGACATCCGCCTATTTTCGAGATCTGCACGCGCGGCATGGCGTGACGATCCTTGAAGGCGTTGGTCTTGACCATCTTTCGGGATCCCCGTCGGTCAGGATGGCCCGCCTTGCCGATGGGCGGGAGATTGCTGTCGATTTCGTCATAGTGGGTATCGGTGTTGTCCCGGCGACGGGACTGGCGGAAGAAGCGGGGCTCCGGGTCGAGAACGGGATATGGACGGATGAATTTGGACGGACCTCCGATGATTCAATCTGGGCCGCGGGCGACTGTGCATCATTCCCGATCGGCCAAGGGAGACTTAGACTGGAAAGTGTCGGCCACGCGATCGACCATGCCGAGAGCACAGCCAGAAACATGTTGGGGGCTGGTGCGCCATATGTCGCCAAACCCTGGTTCTGGTCCGACCAGTACGACACCAAGTTACAGATCGCCGGATTGAATGTCGGCTATGACCGGACCATCGTGCGTGAAGGGAAGGGCGACGCGCGCTCTGTCTGGTATTTCGCGGGCGATCGATTGCTGGCGCTCGACGCCATGAACGATCCTCGCGCCTATATGGTCGGAAAGCGCATCATTGATGCCGGACGCACCTTGCTACCGGAACTCGTGGCCGACGGGGGCAGAGACATCAAGGATCTTCTCTCACTTCAACAGGAGTGA
- a CDS encoding aldehyde dehydrogenase: METDTWHKLASELPISAQSFVNGQHVSARSGAVMPTHNPANGKLLAEVPACDAPDVDLAVAAARRAFDRGVWSSRPPSERKRVLLRLAELISEHGNELALLETLDAGKPIADTLSVDLPAAASSVAWYAEAIDKIYDDVAPTAGNVVATITREPIGVVAAIVPWNFPLLMACWKVAPALAAGNSVILKPADLSPLSAIRLAELAAEAGVPEGVFNVVTGHGSKAGQALGMHMDVDAVSFTGSTAVGKLLMSYSAQSNMKRVALECGGKSPHIVMNDCRDLDEAARAAAFGIFFNQGEVCCAGSRLLVQEDIKTEFLERVISIASTLKPGDPLDPDTNLGALISEEHTRSVLRHIDNGKSDGANLICGGAQVLQETGGHFLEPTIFDQVNMSMRLASEEIFGPVLATLTFRDVDDAVRIANDTIYGLGAGLWTSDLDTALSVSKRLRAGTVWINNYDESDITVPFGGYKQSGIGRDKSLQALDFYREIKTTWIKFRHHEKA, translated from the coding sequence ATGGAAACAGACACTTGGCATAAACTGGCAAGCGAACTGCCCATATCGGCGCAGTCCTTCGTTAATGGCCAACACGTCTCCGCGCGGTCAGGGGCGGTCATGCCAACCCATAACCCCGCGAATGGAAAGCTGCTGGCAGAGGTCCCTGCTTGCGATGCCCCAGATGTCGACCTTGCCGTCGCCGCTGCACGGCGCGCCTTTGATCGTGGCGTATGGTCCAGCCGCCCGCCCTCCGAACGAAAGCGTGTTCTGCTGCGCCTTGCGGAGCTCATTTCTGAGCACGGTAACGAACTGGCGCTGCTCGAAACGCTGGATGCGGGGAAACCGATTGCCGATACCCTCTCGGTTGACCTTCCGGCGGCTGCAAGTTCCGTGGCGTGGTATGCAGAAGCAATCGACAAGATCTACGACGATGTCGCGCCGACCGCTGGAAACGTGGTCGCGACAATCACCCGCGAGCCGATCGGCGTCGTCGCCGCGATCGTTCCCTGGAATTTCCCGCTGTTGATGGCATGCTGGAAGGTCGCGCCAGCGCTGGCCGCCGGGAACTCGGTCATACTCAAACCGGCGGACCTGTCGCCACTGTCCGCCATACGCCTGGCAGAGCTTGCGGCAGAAGCGGGCGTGCCCGAAGGGGTGTTCAACGTCGTGACGGGCCATGGTTCCAAGGCCGGGCAGGCCTTGGGCATGCACATGGACGTCGATGCCGTGAGCTTCACGGGCTCGACAGCCGTCGGCAAGCTGCTGATGTCCTATTCGGCGCAATCGAACATGAAGCGGGTCGCACTCGAATGCGGCGGAAAAAGCCCCCACATCGTGATGAACGATTGCCGTGATCTCGATGAAGCGGCGCGGGCGGCGGCGTTCGGCATCTTCTTCAACCAGGGCGAAGTATGCTGCGCTGGGTCGCGGCTTCTGGTGCAAGAGGACATCAAGACCGAGTTCCTCGAACGGGTGATCTCCATCGCCAGCACCCTGAAACCGGGCGACCCCCTCGACCCCGATACGAATCTTGGCGCTCTCATCTCGGAAGAACACACGAGGAGCGTGCTCCGGCACATCGACAACGGCAAATCCGACGGGGCAAATCTGATCTGCGGGGGCGCACAGGTGTTGCAGGAGACCGGAGGGCATTTCCTTGAACCCACTATCTTCGATCAGGTGAACATGTCCATGCGACTTGCCAGCGAAGAGATTTTCGGGCCCGTCCTTGCCACACTCACCTTCCGCGATGTCGACGACGCCGTCCGGATTGCCAACGATACGATCTACGGACTGGGGGCAGGCCTCTGGACCTCGGATCTCGACACGGCGCTTTCCGTGTCAAAGCGACTGCGGGCGGGGACGGTCTGGATCAACAACTACGATGAAAGCGACATCACCGTCCCTTTCGGCGGTTACAAGCAATCCGGTATCGGCCGCGACAAATCATTGCAGGCGCTGGATTTCTATCGAGAAATCAAAACGACCTGGATCAAGTTCAGACATCACGAGAAAGCTTGA
- a CDS encoding citryl-CoA lyase, with protein MKSTSSFWVTSVSSITAGDIFIRGYAMQDLVGRVPFTAIAYLLLRGKLPSPGEARMMDVICSSILDYGLQKSGTIAARAVASVNPRMNAGLAAGVLGAGDFAVSPEPTGRFIKDGYAEYKASGAPLERFADDYVANLRAAKQRVPGFGHPVFRNVDPRAEKLKALAKECGVWGEVNDWYGAIHVAFRKAANKPDLVMNDVGMLAGIMAQMGFTPAEMEGLALLSTFPGLIAHVSEELRTGAINRIVADENAHYAIETRDLEKDLSVAGWA; from the coding sequence ATGAAAAGCACATCATCGTTCTGGGTGACATCGGTCAGCTCGATCACGGCGGGCGACATTTTCATTCGCGGTTACGCGATGCAGGATCTGGTCGGGCGGGTTCCGTTTACCGCGATCGCCTACCTGCTCCTGCGTGGGAAATTGCCCTCTCCGGGCGAAGCGCGCATGATGGACGTGATCTGCTCTTCCATCCTCGACTACGGCTTGCAAAAATCGGGGACGATTGCCGCCCGCGCCGTAGCCTCGGTCAACCCTCGGATGAATGCTGGGCTGGCGGCCGGGGTGCTGGGCGCGGGCGACTTTGCCGTCTCGCCCGAGCCCACCGGGCGTTTCATCAAGGATGGATACGCCGAGTACAAAGCGAGCGGTGCGCCGCTGGAGCGTTTCGCAGACGACTATGTCGCCAACCTGCGGGCGGCGAAGCAACGTGTCCCGGGCTTTGGGCACCCTGTGTTCCGCAACGTCGATCCGCGCGCGGAAAAGCTCAAGGCCCTCGCCAAGGAATGCGGCGTCTGGGGCGAGGTCAACGATTGGTACGGGGCCATTCATGTGGCGTTCCGCAAGGCGGCAAACAAGCCCGATCTGGTCATGAACGACGTCGGGATGCTGGCCGGGATCATGGCGCAAATGGGGTTCACGCCCGCAGAAATGGAAGGCCTCGCGCTTCTGTCCACGTTCCCCGGACTGATCGCGCATGTCTCGGAAGAATTGCGGACAGGTGCAATCAACCGGATCGTAGCCGATGAGAACGCGCATTACGCGATTGAAACGAGGGACCTGGAAAAGGATCTCTCCGTCGCCGGTTGGGCGTGA
- a CDS encoding thioesterase family protein, translating into MAETAVTLWRGTVPEDWIDYNGHMTEFRYLHVFGDTSDVFYCDIGVDPENADIGAYYTLATQLRHLSECRVGTSIYTTTEVLGYDEKRVHLFHRLFDDDDKLLATGEHLAIHVAYKTAAPASTEMQGKIAALFDDQRTWPVPERVGSVLTRPLTFSRLG; encoded by the coding sequence ATGGCTGAGACAGCGGTCACCCTGTGGCGCGGTACGGTTCCCGAAGATTGGATCGATTACAATGGCCACATGACTGAATTCCGGTATCTCCACGTTTTTGGAGACACGTCCGACGTGTTCTATTGCGATATCGGTGTCGATCCCGAAAACGCCGATATAGGAGCCTACTACACGCTGGCGACCCAATTGCGGCATCTCTCCGAATGCCGTGTTGGAACGTCGATCTATACCACGACCGAAGTTCTCGGCTACGATGAGAAACGCGTTCATCTGTTCCACCGTCTGTTCGATGATGACGACAAGTTGCTTGCGACAGGGGAGCATCTGGCTATTCACGTCGCATACAAGACGGCTGCTCCCGCCTCGACGGAAATGCAGGGGAAAATTGCCGCTCTATTCGACGATCAACGCACATGGCCCGTGCCCGAACGGGTGGGAAGTGTGCTGACAAGACCGCTGACGTTTTCGCGCTTGGGCTAG
- a CDS encoding TetR/AcrR family transcriptional regulator codes for MNQSLRDELKARKQAFVQDEITSAAADLFASGGYRTVTIDDIAAQLGYTKSVVYYYFKDKNEVLWTIFNQIHDSWAHDMDDILASDVDAASMLWQMIRKHALNVLERTAWSAIYFREQGNLNDDQKAIVEKRSKVFNDNFRKVYRRGVEEGQFKDIPTPLIIGGIIGMCNWTHDWYKKDGGLKAEQIAEHFADILLNGCKV; via the coding sequence ATGAACCAATCACTTAGAGACGAACTCAAGGCTCGGAAGCAGGCGTTCGTTCAAGATGAAATCACGAGTGCGGCCGCCGATCTTTTCGCCTCCGGCGGATATCGTACCGTCACGATCGACGATATAGCAGCGCAACTCGGCTACACGAAATCGGTGGTCTATTATTACTTCAAGGACAAGAACGAGGTTCTGTGGACGATCTTCAACCAGATCCACGATTCCTGGGCCCACGATATGGACGACATCCTCGCCAGCGACGTCGATGCGGCAAGCATGCTGTGGCAGATGATCCGCAAGCACGCGCTGAACGTGCTGGAACGGACCGCGTGGTCCGCCATCTACTTCCGCGAACAGGGCAATCTGAATGACGATCAGAAAGCCATCGTCGAGAAGCGCAGCAAGGTCTTCAACGACAACTTCCGCAAGGTCTATCGCCGCGGGGTCGAGGAAGGCCAGTTCAAGGACATCCCGACACCACTCATCATCGGCGGCATCATCGGCATGTGCAACTGGACGCATGACTGGTACAAGAAGGACGGCGGGCTGAAGGCCGAGCAGATTGCCGAGCATTTCGCCGATATCCTGCTGAACGGCTGCAAGGTCTGA
- a CDS encoding ABC transporter ATP-binding protein yields the protein MKDTQAEKPVLLTMRDIHIEGRSEEVWSPIIKGVDLTLRKGEVLGLIGESGAGKSTLGLAAMGFTRDGCRISGGTIDFDGIDLRAATRDQRRALRGKRIAYVAQSAAASFNPAHKLIDQYSEAPVQHGVMGRSEAERDAVELYRRMRLPNPEEIGFRYPHQVSGGQLQRAMTAMAMACRPDLIIFDEPTTALDVTTQIEVLSAIRDIVAQFDTAAIYITHDLAVVAQMADRIKVLLRGDEVEEADTRTMLSAPKEDYTKSLWAVRSYARPVQPPVTDGIPVVSVQNVTAGYGAADILRNISFDIHKRRTVAVVGESGSGKSTAARVITGLLPPRQGRVLFDGAPLPADYRQRSRDQLRQAQMIYQMADTALNPKLRLRELIGRPAQMYLGLHGKALTERIRDLLRLIELEPDRFIDRLPSELSGGQKQRIGIARALAAEPKFIICDEVTSALDQLVAEGILKLLDRLQSEFDLAYMFITHDLATVRSIADEVVVMQNGKVVEQGPKLEMFEPPHDPYTELLLSSVPEMDPDWLTKLLKERGSDAYYGIPEN from the coding sequence ATGAAGGACACGCAAGCGGAAAAGCCCGTCCTCCTGACGATGCGGGACATCCATATCGAGGGCCGGTCCGAGGAGGTCTGGTCGCCGATCATCAAGGGCGTGGACCTGACCTTGCGCAAGGGCGAGGTGCTCGGCCTCATCGGCGAAAGCGGGGCGGGCAAGTCGACGCTCGGCCTCGCGGCGATGGGCTTCACCCGTGACGGCTGCCGGATCTCGGGCGGGACGATCGACTTTGACGGGATCGACCTTCGGGCGGCGACCAGGGACCAGCGGCGCGCGCTTCGCGGCAAACGCATCGCCTATGTCGCGCAGTCGGCGGCGGCGAGCTTCAATCCGGCCCACAAGCTCATCGACCAGTACAGCGAGGCGCCGGTCCAGCACGGCGTGATGGGGCGGTCCGAGGCGGAGCGGGACGCGGTGGAGCTTTACCGCCGGATGCGGCTGCCCAACCCCGAGGAGATCGGCTTTCGCTATCCCCACCAGGTCTCGGGCGGCCAGCTCCAGCGGGCGATGACGGCGATGGCGATGGCCTGCCGGCCGGATCTGATCATCTTCGACGAGCCGACGACGGCGCTCGACGTGACGACCCAGATCGAGGTTCTGTCGGCGATCCGCGACATCGTCGCGCAATTCGATACCGCGGCGATCTACATCACCCATGACCTCGCGGTCGTGGCGCAGATGGCCGACAGGATCAAGGTTCTCCTGCGCGGCGACGAGGTCGAGGAGGCCGATACCCGCACCATGCTGTCGGCCCCGAAAGAGGACTACACCAAGTCGCTCTGGGCGGTCAGAAGCTATGCGCGGCCGGTCCAGCCGCCGGTGACCGACGGCATTCCGGTCGTCTCGGTGCAGAACGTGACGGCGGGATACGGCGCGGCCGACATCCTCAGGAACATCAGCTTCGACATCCACAAGCGCCGCACCGTCGCGGTGGTCGGCGAAAGCGGCTCGGGAAAGTCCACCGCCGCGCGGGTGATCACCGGGCTTCTGCCGCCGCGGCAGGGCAGGGTGCTGTTCGACGGGGCGCCCCTGCCGGCCGATTACCGGCAGCGCAGCCGCGACCAGCTCCGGCAGGCGCAGATGATCTACCAGATGGCCGATACCGCGCTGAACCCCAAGCTTCGCCTGCGCGAGCTGATCGGCCGTCCGGCGCAGATGTATCTCGGCCTGCACGGCAAGGCGCTGACGGAACGGATCCGCGACCTTCTGCGCCTCATCGAGCTCGAGCCGGACAGGTTCATCGACCGCTTGCCGTCCGAGCTGTCCGGCGGGCAGAAACAAAGGATCGGCATCGCGCGGGCGCTTGCGGCCGAGCCGAAGTTCATCATCTGCGACGAGGTGACATCGGCGCTCGACCAGCTTGTGGCCGAGGGCATCCTGAAGCTTCTCGACCGGCTCCAGTCGGAGTTCGACCTCGCCTACATGTTCATCACGCATGATCTCGCCACCGTGCGCTCGATCGCCGACGAGGTGGTGGTGATGCAGAACGGCAAGGTGGTGGAGCAGGGCCCGAAGCTCGAAATGTTCGAGCCGCCCCACGATCCCTACACCGAACTCCTCCTCTCCTCGGTGCCGGAAATGGACCCGGACTGGCTGACGAAATTGCTGAAGGAGAGGGGATCCGACGCCTACTACGGGATTCCCGAAAATTGA
- a CDS encoding ABC transporter permease — MTILINLFWIAVAIAVALGAGWLFRAAAVALTKGPTARALRTAPVTAGFGMLVILIYLVVAILAPLIAPYGEREVVGAQFLPWDSTHLFGTDNLGRDMFTRLVYGARNTVGIAFATTALAFTIGSILGLLAATVGGWLDQVLSRVVDILMAIPSLIFSLLLLTIFGTSVTTLILVIATIDSTRVFRLARSVALNIVVMDYIEAAKLRGEGLWRLITREILPNALAPLVAEFGLRFCFVFLAISALSFLGVGIQPPTADWGSMVRENAALITFGDVTPLLPAGAIALLTVAVNFVVDWMLHRASGLKE, encoded by the coding sequence ATGACTATCCTGATCAACCTCTTCTGGATCGCCGTCGCCATTGCCGTCGCCCTCGGGGCGGGCTGGCTTTTCCGCGCCGCCGCCGTCGCGCTGACCAAGGGGCCGACGGCCCGGGCCTTGCGCACGGCGCCGGTCACGGCCGGGTTCGGCATGCTGGTGATCCTCATCTATCTCGTCGTGGCGATCCTCGCGCCCCTCATCGCGCCCTATGGCGAGCGGGAGGTGGTCGGCGCGCAGTTCCTGCCTTGGGATTCCACCCATCTCTTCGGCACCGACAATCTCGGCCGCGACATGTTCACGCGGCTGGTCTACGGCGCGCGCAACACGGTGGGCATCGCCTTCGCCACCACCGCGCTCGCCTTCACCATCGGCTCGATCCTCGGGCTTCTGGCGGCGACGGTCGGCGGCTGGCTCGACCAGGTGCTGAGCCGGGTGGTCGACATCCTGATGGCGATCCCGTCGCTGATCTTCTCGCTTCTGCTGCTCACGATCTTCGGTACCTCCGTCACCACGCTGATCCTCGTCATCGCGACGATCGATTCCACCCGGGTGTTCCGGCTGGCCCGGTCGGTGGCGCTGAATATCGTGGTGATGGACTATATCGAGGCGGCGAAGCTCAGGGGCGAGGGCCTCTGGCGGCTGATCACGCGGGAGATCCTGCCGAACGCGCTGGCGCCACTGGTCGCCGAGTTCGGGCTCAGGTTCTGCTTCGTCTTCCTCGCGATCTCGGCGCTGTCGTTCCTCGGCGTCGGCATCCAGCCGCCCACGGCGGACTGGGGGTCGATGGTGCGCGAGAACGCGGCGCTGATCACCTTCGGTGACGTGACGCCGCTCCTGCCGGCCGGGGCCATCGCGCTTCTGACGGTGGCGGTCAACTTCGTGGTGGACTGGATGCTTCACCGCGCCAGCGGATTGAAGGAATAG
- a CDS encoding ABC transporter permease, translated as MSIVWSMIAKRLALGLLTLFVISVIIFGATELLPGDLAKNILGQSATPETVAAFRRELGLDLPAHTRYINWLLGALQGDFGTSLANKRPIADLIATRLGNTLFLALYAAAIAVPLSLALGVLAALYRNSIFDRAVNALALTSISFPEFFVAYILIFVLAQSGLFPSMARMDATTTFAEALYRTFLPALTLTLVVTAHMMRMTRAAIINLLASPYIEMARLKGMKPMRVILKHALPNALAPIITVVALNLAYLITGVVVVEVVFVYPGLGQLMVDSVAKRDFPVVQAVALIFAAAYVLLNLTADVLSTLSNPRLIHRK; from the coding sequence ATGTCCATCGTCTGGTCCATGATTGCGAAGCGTCTGGCTCTCGGCCTGCTGACGCTGTTCGTGATTTCGGTGATCATTTTTGGGGCGACGGAGCTGTTGCCCGGGGATCTTGCCAAGAACATCCTCGGGCAGTCGGCGACGCCGGAGACGGTCGCCGCGTTCCGCCGGGAGCTGGGGCTCGATCTGCCGGCGCATACGCGCTACATCAACTGGCTTCTCGGCGCGCTCCAGGGCGATTTCGGCACGTCGCTTGCCAACAAGCGTCCCATCGCCGACCTGATCGCCACGCGGCTCGGCAACACGCTTTTCCTTGCGCTTTACGCGGCCGCGATCGCGGTGCCGCTGTCGCTGGCGCTCGGTGTTCTCGCCGCGCTCTACCGCAACTCGATCTTCGACCGGGCGGTGAACGCGCTGGCGCTGACGTCGATTTCCTTCCCGGAATTCTTCGTCGCCTATATCCTCATCTTCGTCCTCGCGCAGTCGGGCCTCTTCCCGTCGATGGCGCGGATGGATGCGACCACGACCTTCGCCGAGGCGCTCTACCGCACCTTCCTGCCGGCGCTGACGCTGACGCTCGTGGTCACGGCGCACATGATGCGGATGACGCGGGCGGCGATCATCAACCTTCTCGCCTCGCCCTATATCGAGATGGCGCGGCTGAAGGGGATGAAGCCGATGCGGGTGATCCTGAAACACGCGCTGCCGAACGCGCTGGCGCCGATCATCACCGTCGTGGCGCTGAACCTCGCCTATCTCATCACCGGCGTCGTCGTGGTCGAGGTGGTCTTCGTCTATCCCGGCCTCGGCCAGCTGATGGTGGACAGCGTGGCCAAGCGCGATTTCCCGGTCGTGCAGGCGGTCGCGCTGATCTTCGCGGCGGCCTATGTGCTTCTCAACCTCACCGCGGACGTGCTGTCGACCCTGTCGAACCCGCGTCTCATCCACCGCAAATAG